One window from the genome of Bacillus weihaiensis encodes:
- a CDS encoding alpha/beta fold hydrolase, with protein sequence MENTTWLTMSDGQEIFVREWVKNEGEPIAILQLAHGMAEHIERYELFGQFLLEHGIFLIGNDHRGHGQTGERMNAIGFFAEENGFERVTEDLKEVNEYIHKKYPNIPIYLMGHSMGSFLVRRFVQRFQSGVDGVILSGTGGNPGISGKLAKILAKSQMKKRGKKAESHLLSKLVFGSNNKKVKGAKTEYDWLTRDEAEVGKYCNDPYCGFVGTSTFFYDLMHGLELIHKDSEVKKGNKDLPFYVFSGEHDPIGHDTKGVMQVVNQLKANGIKDVTYTFYPEGRHEMLNELNKDEVMEDIYRWLSEKIIK encoded by the coding sequence ATGGAGAATACGACCTGGTTGACAATGTCTGATGGCCAAGAAATTTTTGTAAGGGAATGGGTAAAGAATGAAGGGGAGCCTATTGCTATTTTACAATTAGCCCATGGGATGGCCGAACATATTGAACGGTATGAGTTATTCGGACAGTTTTTACTTGAACATGGGATTTTTTTAATTGGGAATGATCACCGCGGACATGGGCAAACTGGTGAACGTATGAATGCAATAGGTTTTTTTGCAGAAGAAAATGGGTTTGAAAGAGTAACGGAGGATTTAAAAGAGGTTAATGAGTACATTCATAAGAAGTACCCTAACATTCCGATATATTTAATGGGGCATAGTATGGGTTCATTTCTGGTTAGACGATTTGTGCAGCGCTTTCAAAGTGGTGTTGACGGTGTTATTTTGTCAGGAACTGGTGGGAATCCTGGAATATCGGGTAAGCTAGCGAAAATACTAGCAAAATCTCAAATGAAAAAACGAGGGAAAAAAGCAGAAAGTCATCTCCTAAGCAAGCTTGTGTTTGGCTCCAATAATAAAAAGGTTAAAGGGGCAAAAACGGAGTATGACTGGTTGACTCGAGATGAAGCAGAAGTAGGGAAATATTGTAACGATCCATATTGTGGATTTGTTGGTACTTCCACCTTTTTCTATGATTTAATGCACGGCTTAGAATTAATTCATAAAGATTCCGAGGTGAAAAAGGGAAATAAGGATCTACCGTTTTATGTATTTAGTGGTGAGCATGATCCAATTGGTCATGATACAAAAGGAGTTATGCAAGTAGTCAACCAGTTGAAAGCGAATGGGATAAAGGATGTTACATACACTTTTTACCCAGAGGGTCGACATGAAATGCTAAATGAATTAAATAAAGACGAGGTTATGGAGGATATTTATCGTTGGTTAAGTGAAAAAATCATCAAATAA
- a CDS encoding chemotaxis protein CheX, producing MTTTISDNFHILQSGVVHALEQVVPLQQKDVKMNPISSEISIQYGVLVGVTGAMKGKILYKGDLSLFRALGEMMFGMALEGDMLKSFTGELGNMISGGLCTYVSTKDIVIDITAPTIMDGNSSISGFKEAYQLSILFDNQEKLYVAILID from the coding sequence ATGACAACTACTATTTCAGATAATTTCCACATACTCCAAAGCGGAGTAGTTCATGCTCTAGAGCAAGTAGTACCATTACAACAAAAAGATGTAAAAATGAATCCTATCTCATCTGAAATTTCCATTCAATATGGAGTACTTGTAGGAGTTACAGGAGCTATGAAAGGAAAAATCCTCTATAAAGGAGATCTCTCCCTATTTCGTGCTTTAGGAGAAATGATGTTCGGAATGGCTCTTGAAGGGGATATGCTAAAGTCCTTCACTGGTGAGCTTGGAAACATGATTTCTGGGGGCTTATGCACGTATGTATCAACTAAAGACATAGTAATTGATATAACTGCTCCAACAATTATGGATGGTAATTCCTCGATCTCAGGTTTTAAAGAAGCCTATCAGCTTTCCATTTTATTTGATAACCAAGAAAAGCTATACGTTGCTATTTTAATAGATTAA
- a CDS encoding response regulator: protein MARILITDDAAFMRMQLKDIISKAGHEVVGEAENGEVAIEKYKELMPDIVTMDITMPVMDGVQAVRGIKAVDPNATVIMCSAMGQQQMVVEAIQAGAKDFLVKPFSPERIVEALDKLSS, encoded by the coding sequence ATGGCAAGAATATTAATTACAGATGATGCTGCATTTATGAGAATGCAACTAAAAGATATAATCAGCAAGGCTGGGCATGAAGTGGTTGGAGAAGCTGAGAATGGGGAAGTAGCGATTGAAAAATACAAAGAGTTAATGCCAGATATTGTGACAATGGATATTACTATGCCAGTAATGGATGGTGTTCAAGCTGTTAGAGGCATTAAAGCAGTAGATCCGAATGCGACGGTTATTATGTGTTCTGCAATGGGACAACAACAAATGGTCGTAGAAGCGATTCAAGCAGGTGCAAAGGATTTCTTAGTGAAACCATTCTCACCTGAACGTATTGTGGAAGCACTAGATAAGCTATCCTCGTAA
- a CDS encoding coiled-coil domain-containing protein: MSKKKLIIVNLAVMIGLGSSFAIPSVKAETIQQQRTEIQKEIKNADQELKEVQEELAKLNEQIKRVDQAVAENNKKIKQTEQDINSANDEITKMEDEISVLEKSIKERTEILKQRAVSFQHSGGNIDYFDVLVGSSSFSDFVNRAIAVGKIVEADKNLLEEHEADQSTLSEKKATKVKKLADLTNLKEELVGMQELTLQQKEENDQLKEELKNEETAVAAAKNSLKQKDANLALQEASTAQAVSSSNEGSSTQVELASGKKADSNKTSTVASTPVNPNGTVNDLITAGYKYIGNSVYVFGGGRNSYDVANGRFDCSGFVHWAFSTVGVSVGASTDSLKYAGKQVPTNQMQPGDLVFFNTYKTDGHVGIYVGGGKFIGSQSSTGVAIANMSSGYWANKFNGRVVRVSL, translated from the coding sequence ATGTCGAAAAAGAAACTAATAATCGTGAATCTAGCAGTCATGATTGGTTTAGGGAGTTCATTTGCTATTCCTTCAGTTAAGGCAGAAACTATTCAGCAACAACGTACCGAAATTCAAAAAGAAATTAAGAACGCAGATCAAGAGCTAAAAGAAGTTCAGGAAGAGCTTGCTAAGCTTAATGAGCAAATTAAACGAGTTGACCAAGCGGTCGCTGAAAACAATAAAAAAATTAAACAAACGGAACAAGATATAAATTCAGCTAATGATGAAATTACAAAGATGGAAGATGAAATTTCTGTTTTAGAGAAGTCGATTAAAGAAAGAACAGAAATTTTAAAGCAACGTGCCGTCTCTTTTCAACATAGTGGTGGAAATATAGACTATTTTGATGTACTAGTCGGTTCATCTAGTTTTAGTGATTTTGTTAACCGTGCTATTGCAGTTGGGAAAATTGTTGAAGCAGATAAAAACTTACTAGAAGAGCATGAAGCTGATCAAAGTACCTTATCAGAGAAAAAAGCAACGAAAGTAAAGAAGCTTGCTGACTTAACTAATTTAAAAGAGGAACTAGTTGGGATGCAAGAACTTACGTTACAGCAAAAAGAAGAGAATGATCAGTTAAAAGAAGAATTGAAGAATGAAGAGACAGCAGTAGCTGCAGCAAAAAATAGCTTAAAGCAAAAAGATGCGAACTTAGCACTTCAAGAAGCAAGTACAGCTCAAGCTGTAAGTTCTTCTAATGAAGGAAGTTCAACACAAGTAGAATTAGCAAGTGGTAAAAAAGCAGATAGTAACAAAACGTCTACTGTTGCAAGCACTCCGGTTAACCCTAATGGTACTGTGAATGATTTGATTACAGCTGGATATAAATATATCGGTAACTCCGTTTATGTATTTGGTGGAGGTCGAAATTCATACGATGTTGCAAATGGACGATTTGACTGTTCAGGTTTTGTACATTGGGCATTCTCTACAGTTGGAGTAAGTGTAGGGGCTTCAACAGATTCATTAAAGTATGCAGGTAAACAGGTTCCAACAAATCAAATGCAACCTGGAGATCTTGTTTTCTTTAACACCTATAAAACAGACGGACATGTTGGTATTTATGTAGGTGGCGGCAAATTTATCGGTTCTCAAAGCTCAACGGGTGTTGCGATTGCTAATATGTCTAGTGGATATTGGGCAAACAAATTTAACGGTAGAGTTGTGAGAGTAAGTTTATAA
- a CDS encoding FAD/NAD(P)-binding protein: MKEWVIIGGGIQGCTAATYLIKHNIVSIHDLMIIDPHEEPLMEWKWRTKQIGMEFLRSPSVHHIDVNPYSLQKYAKSKNLSERFFGPYKRPGLQLFNDHSEEILKEVEMNKAWLKGTAKKIKRINEGWEIQLSSERIIICKHLILALNIAECTEIPSSLKENNHCYHVFDPRLDVTTIPLPVTVVGGGITAAHLVIKLASMYPGKVTLQMRHSFRVKDFDSDPGWLGPKLLTDFHKLDSDQRRREVIQQARNRGSVTGELYRKVKRLIQDRKLSLQLIENDERESIDKEGTTIFATGFQYRLKQKAILSHLIQAENLPCSECGYPLVSEGLEWAPCLHVMGALAELEIGPIARNISGARHAAERIVNVHKLNRNRYEYKEG, translated from the coding sequence TTGAAGGAATGGGTAATTATTGGAGGCGGAATTCAGGGATGTACGGCTGCTACATATTTAATTAAACATAATATTGTATCAATCCACGATTTAATGATAATTGACCCTCATGAAGAACCACTTATGGAGTGGAAGTGGAGAACAAAACAAATCGGTATGGAATTTTTACGCTCTCCATCAGTTCATCATATAGACGTTAATCCATACAGCCTACAAAAGTACGCTAAAAGCAAGAATCTTAGTGAAAGATTTTTTGGACCTTATAAAAGGCCAGGTTTACAACTTTTTAACGATCATAGTGAAGAGATTTTAAAAGAAGTAGAAATGAACAAAGCCTGGTTAAAGGGAACAGCCAAAAAGATTAAACGGATAAATGAGGGGTGGGAAATTCAATTATCATCAGAGAGAATCATTATATGTAAGCATCTTATTTTGGCTTTAAATATAGCCGAATGTACTGAAATTCCTAGCTCACTAAAAGAAAATAATCATTGCTACCATGTGTTTGATCCGAGACTAGATGTAACGACCATTCCACTTCCTGTTACGGTTGTTGGAGGAGGGATTACCGCGGCCCATCTAGTCATAAAACTTGCGTCTATGTATCCTGGAAAAGTTACCCTTCAAATGAGACATTCTTTTCGAGTAAAAGATTTTGATAGTGATCCAGGCTGGTTAGGACCAAAGCTTTTAACTGACTTTCATAAGTTAGATTCCGATCAAAGGCGAAGAGAGGTTATCCAACAAGCCAGAAATCGAGGTTCTGTTACAGGTGAGCTTTATAGAAAGGTAAAAAGGCTTATACAAGATCGTAAACTATCCCTTCAACTGATAGAAAATGATGAAAGGGAATCTATCGATAAAGAAGGAACCACCATTTTTGCTACCGGTTTTCAGTATCGATTGAAGCAGAAAGCTATTCTGTCTCATCTTATTCAAGCAGAAAATCTACCTTGCTCTGAATGTGGCTATCCGTTGGTATCAGAAGGCTTAGAGTGGGCGCCTTGCTTACATGTCATGGGAGCATTGGCGGAATTAGAGATTGGTCCTATTGCTAGGAATATATCTGGAGCTAGACATGCTGCGGAAAGAATCGTCAACGTACACAAACTAAATCGTAATCGTTACGAATATAAAGAGGGATAG
- a CDS encoding GTP-binding protein, protein MNRRIPVTVLSGYLGSGKTTLLTHLLTNQDTKKIAVIVNDMGEINVDASLIKQGAFSQTEEKLVELQNGCICCTLREDLIVEVKKLVDKGDLDYIIIESTGISEPIPVAQTFIYEDEEVGIHLSEICKLDAMVTVVDAYRFWHDFASGETLLDRKQATNENDHREIVDLLIDQIEFADIIVLNKVDLVEKEDIQELRDVVSKLNPEAKILESSFARIEIDEIMDTNLFDFEKASQAAGWIKELMQEHIPETEEYGVTSFVYKRQRPFHPERFMTWLENWPVDVVRAKGFFWLASRNETTGLLSQAGPSITIQGAGEWVATYSIEEQKEIVQQEPDLRKKWNEVYGDRMTELVMIGIDMKQKELVDSLDTCLLTEEEMKQDWTLFHDRLPAFS, encoded by the coding sequence ATGAATAGAAGAATACCAGTCACAGTACTAAGTGGCTATCTAGGCTCAGGTAAAACCACTTTGTTAACGCATCTTTTAACAAATCAAGATACTAAAAAAATAGCTGTTATCGTGAATGATATGGGCGAAATAAATGTTGATGCATCTCTCATAAAACAAGGTGCATTCTCTCAAACAGAAGAAAAACTTGTAGAGCTTCAAAATGGATGTATTTGTTGCACCCTTAGAGAAGATTTAATCGTTGAAGTGAAAAAGCTGGTAGATAAAGGGGATCTAGACTATATCATCATTGAATCTACCGGGATTTCAGAACCAATTCCTGTAGCGCAAACATTTATTTATGAGGATGAGGAGGTAGGAATTCATTTATCTGAGATATGTAAGCTTGACGCGATGGTAACAGTAGTTGACGCATACCGATTTTGGCATGATTTCGCATCAGGAGAAACATTGTTAGATCGAAAGCAAGCAACAAATGAAAATGATCATCGCGAGATTGTTGACTTATTAATTGATCAAATTGAATTTGCAGATATTATTGTCTTAAATAAGGTAGACCTTGTTGAGAAGGAAGATATTCAAGAATTAAGAGATGTTGTGAGTAAGCTTAATCCTGAAGCGAAAATTTTAGAAAGCTCGTTTGCGAGGATTGAGATAGATGAAATAATGGATACGAATTTATTTGATTTTGAAAAAGCTAGTCAGGCTGCAGGCTGGATAAAGGAGCTTATGCAAGAGCATATTCCTGAAACAGAAGAATATGGTGTTACTTCATTTGTCTATAAGAGACAACGACCTTTCCATCCAGAGAGATTTATGACATGGCTTGAAAATTGGCCTGTGGATGTAGTGAGGGCAAAAGGCTTCTTTTGGCTAGCATCAAGAAATGAAACAACAGGTTTACTTTCACAAGCAGGTCCTTCTATCACCATTCAAGGAGCTGGAGAGTGGGTGGCAACGTATTCAATTGAGGAGCAGAAAGAAATTGTGCAGCAAGAACCTGATCTACGGAAGAAGTGGAATGAAGTTTATGGTGATCGAATGACAGAGCTTGTCATGATAGGTATTGATATGAAGCAGAAGGAACTAGTTGATTCATTAGATACTTGCTTATTAACCGAAGAGGAAATGAAACAGGATTGGACGCTATTCCATGATCGATTACCTGCCTTTAGTTAG
- the rpmG gene encoding 50S ribosomal protein L33, whose amino-acid sequence MRVKITLACTETGDRNYITTKNKRNNPDRIELMKYCPRLKKKTLHRETK is encoded by the coding sequence ATGAGAGTAAAAATAACGTTAGCTTGCACGGAAACAGGAGATCGTAATTATATCACAACAAAAAATAAACGTAACAACCCAGATCGAATTGAATTAATGAAATATTGTCCACGTTTAAAGAAGAAAACCTTGCACAGAGAAACAAAATAA
- a CDS encoding DUF4430 domain-containing protein: MLKQLKLSVLSFLLVFSVLAGTLHPTASAQEANVKKETITIVGEEDVLLEKQSFEKMEGKTAYDVLVNAIGKENVETESTSAGEMIVGINGVKPSDDESFYWAFYVNGISSPVGAQSYTLQDGDSISFQYIDYMEPSENVVNLKVMNGDEETEYYPSSFFDEPTAFDLVKLLVGAENLEVTYYGNDVFVNAINGVAMEGNSYWAFYINDEAAEVGLNGYKLQNGDKITVKYETWEAEIPEESTELEENQSTPKIDKNTFDRALTLANKYILSNDVAEWQAVALKQAGETLPYSYYKGLRAQVSDAEGVFSNITDYEKLTLGILAAGKDPRDFEGYNLIESIYNGNVTKQGLNGVAYALIALDSADFDVPSSAKWTRENLIDELLEKQNDDDGGWSWMSKSSPSDADSTGMVLTALAPYNDQEEVAKAITAGVRYLTEQYQSSKINNSSTAATVIIALSALGIDSASIDFTKDEMNIVDYLLTFQNKDGGFDWQGGETSDVFSSYIGYQGIVAYQLFLDGKGSLFKLPLPSQKVEAGTFTVTGVSQLFKGENNVYVVSEEANTFVLSKEVLESLPNESQLVLSNGNVRASVPVALLQAHVSSDITFSFGEVSSSLKDKLAAKSDLIDFTMTSNGQEINDFGNYLVTLSFDLGSYNGNWDSLQIYHVDENGQKLQEMPTTVNKDTKEVSAAVGHFSIYGVFEKVIDEVKVPNQEEDLVVNPVENESEPTNEEQASDTVQSDTLTGHSLPNTATSLFNLLAVGGILILIGASSILLMKRRHTS; encoded by the coding sequence GTGTTAAAACAATTGAAATTATCGGTATTATCTTTTTTACTTGTTTTTTCTGTACTAGCTGGAACGCTTCACCCAACTGCAAGTGCGCAAGAAGCGAATGTAAAAAAAGAAACAATAACGATTGTTGGTGAAGAAGATGTTCTTCTTGAGAAACAGAGCTTTGAAAAGATGGAAGGTAAAACAGCCTATGATGTGCTTGTTAATGCTATTGGTAAAGAGAATGTAGAAACAGAATCTACTTCAGCTGGTGAGATGATCGTAGGGATTAATGGAGTTAAGCCTAGCGATGATGAGTCATTCTATTGGGCATTTTATGTGAATGGAATCTCTTCTCCAGTTGGAGCACAATCTTATACATTACAAGATGGTGACTCTATAAGCTTTCAGTATATAGATTATATGGAACCATCTGAAAATGTCGTAAATCTTAAAGTAATGAATGGTGATGAAGAAACAGAATATTATCCATCATCTTTTTTTGATGAGCCAACTGCTTTTGACTTAGTAAAATTATTAGTAGGAGCAGAGAATCTTGAGGTAACTTATTACGGGAATGATGTTTTCGTCAATGCTATTAACGGTGTTGCAATGGAAGGTAACAGCTACTGGGCATTTTATATTAATGACGAAGCGGCTGAAGTAGGTCTAAATGGATATAAGCTACAAAACGGTGATAAGATCACAGTAAAGTATGAAACATGGGAAGCAGAAATACCAGAAGAATCAACAGAATTGGAAGAAAATCAAAGCACTCCCAAAATCGATAAAAATACATTTGACAGGGCGTTAACGTTAGCTAACAAATACATCCTCTCAAATGACGTTGCAGAGTGGCAAGCTGTTGCTTTAAAGCAAGCAGGAGAAACGTTGCCATATTCCTACTACAAAGGGCTTAGAGCACAAGTAAGTGATGCAGAAGGTGTATTTTCAAACATAACAGATTATGAGAAACTAACTCTAGGAATTTTAGCTGCTGGGAAGGACCCTAGAGACTTTGAAGGCTATAATTTAATAGAGTCAATATATAACGGTAATGTAACAAAGCAAGGCTTAAATGGTGTTGCGTATGCATTGATTGCACTAGATAGTGCGGATTTTGATGTGCCTAGCTCAGCAAAGTGGACACGTGAAAATTTAATAGATGAATTATTAGAAAAACAAAATGATGATGACGGTGGCTGGTCATGGATGTCAAAATCCTCTCCTAGTGATGCGGATTCTACGGGAATGGTTTTAACAGCATTAGCTCCTTATAATGATCAGGAAGAAGTAGCAAAGGCAATAACTGCAGGAGTAAGGTATTTAACTGAGCAATATCAAAGCTCAAAGATAAATAATAGCTCTACTGCAGCAACTGTGATTATTGCTTTGTCTGCATTAGGAATCGATTCTGCTTCTATTGATTTTACAAAGGATGAAATGAATATTGTTGATTACCTACTTACCTTCCAAAATAAAGATGGCGGCTTCGACTGGCAAGGTGGAGAAACGAGTGATGTGTTTTCTTCTTACATTGGCTATCAAGGTATTGTCGCATATCAACTATTTTTAGATGGAAAAGGATCTTTATTTAAGCTCCCACTTCCTTCACAAAAGGTAGAAGCTGGAACCTTTACAGTTACAGGTGTATCTCAATTATTTAAAGGTGAAAACAATGTCTATGTTGTATCAGAAGAAGCGAACACATTTGTATTAAGTAAAGAGGTGCTTGAATCACTTCCAAATGAATCACAACTTGTCCTTTCAAATGGTAATGTTCGAGCATCAGTACCTGTTGCTCTGCTTCAAGCTCATGTAAGCTCCGATATTACCTTCTCCTTTGGTGAGGTTTCTAGCTCGTTAAAAGACAAGCTTGCTGCAAAGAGTGACCTAATAGACTTTACAATGACATCAAATGGTCAAGAGATAAATGATTTTGGCAACTATCTCGTTACTTTATCCTTCGATTTAGGAAGCTATAATGGTAATTGGGACTCTCTTCAAATCTACCATGTAGATGAAAATGGTCAAAAGCTTCAAGAAATGCCGACTACGGTAAATAAAGATACAAAAGAGGTTTCTGCAGCTGTTGGGCATTTTAGTATTTACGGTGTTTTTGAAAAAGTAATTGACGAAGTAAAGGTGCCCAATCAGGAGGAAGATCTAGTCGTCAATCCTGTAGAGAATGAATCTGAGCCTACAAATGAGGAACAAGCAAGTGATACTGTTCAATCAGACACATTAACAGGACACTCACTACCTAACACGGCGACTTCATTATTCAATCTTTTAGCAGTCGGTGGGATCTTAATCTTAATCGGTGCTAGCAGTATTCTACTAATGAAAAGGCGTCATACATCATAA
- a CDS encoding DUF4430 domain-containing protein, with amino-acid sequence MINKFKWFLPFLLVFFFIVGCEKDTVTPIESDSKGKESEIAEVVEKDVEDSNEKVTEDLPVASDQQEKKGEEEATKTEDKQEDKQEDKQEDIASSEEQATNLTEKASEQKKETTQPTTSTEGKSTTSQSSSTIKEKTSSQTNQTVKEQKVTENTVSEKETTVVEEKQAPTPTPPPKKEEPKKTVTISIVGDEKKGTILSKTTVEMNEGETILDITRKILKSKGKAISVTGSGSTAYVRGIDGLFEFDRGPLSGWTVKNNGSTIQRSAGAIELKAGDQVQWIYTTDYEEDGA; translated from the coding sequence ATGATAAATAAATTTAAATGGTTCCTTCCTTTTTTACTGGTCTTTTTCTTTATCGTGGGCTGTGAAAAGGATACAGTCACTCCCATTGAAAGTGATTCAAAAGGTAAAGAATCTGAAATTGCAGAAGTAGTAGAAAAAGATGTAGAGGACAGTAATGAGAAGGTAACAGAGGATTTACCGGTCGCAAGTGATCAGCAAGAAAAGAAAGGTGAAGAAGAAGCAACAAAGACAGAAGATAAACAAGAAGATAAACAAGAAGATAAACAAGAAGATATAGCAAGTAGTGAAGAACAAGCAACTAATCTTACAGAGAAGGCTTCTGAACAAAAGAAAGAAACAACTCAACCGACTACTTCTACAGAAGGTAAATCAACGACTAGTCAATCATCGTCTACTATAAAAGAAAAAACAAGCTCACAAACCAATCAGACAGTCAAAGAACAAAAGGTAACAGAAAACACAGTATCAGAAAAAGAAACGACGGTGGTTGAAGAAAAGCAAGCACCGACTCCAACTCCTCCACCTAAAAAAGAAGAACCGAAAAAAACGGTTACGATTTCAATTGTTGGTGATGAAAAGAAAGGGACAATCCTTTCAAAGACGACAGTTGAAATGAATGAAGGGGAGACAATATTAGATATCACAAGAAAGATCCTAAAGTCAAAGGGAAAGGCTATAAGTGTAACGGGAAGTGGTTCTACAGCTTATGTAAGAGGAATTGATGGATTGTTCGAATTTGATAGAGGACCTTTAAGTGGTTGGACGGTGAAAAACAACGGTTCTACTATTCAACGTAGTGCAGGTGCTATCGAATTAAAGGCTGGAGATCAAGTTCAGTGGATTTATACGACTGATTATGAAGAGGATGGAGCGTAA
- a CDS encoding energy-coupling factor transporter transmembrane component T, translating to MRGVHSLHPFVQLLFYVGATALVMLYKHPVFLLVGAILLILFNLQLDKGRTLKSWFMMLLFISFFFLLINPLVNHRGTHILFYLNDNPVMLEAVLQGVIAGLTLFTLFILFASYQLVVTADRFLFLFAKWLPQWALLTMLSMRFVPLLRRRLTEIETVQKAKGSSVTEGRKKDRIKHGVTIVQVLLTWSLEEAVQTADSMAARGYGLKNRSKYTPFKLKNYDIIAIIYLVSLASIGVLGWWLGDGVLMIEPVLETMKLQGREWFYLGAFSLYIGTPIIIQGREVILWHFWTRKM from the coding sequence ATGAGAGGAGTTCATTCCTTACATCCTTTTGTTCAACTATTATTTTATGTAGGAGCGACGGCACTGGTCATGCTTTATAAGCATCCGGTGTTTTTGCTTGTTGGAGCTATCCTGCTTATCCTGTTTAATCTTCAGTTAGATAAAGGGAGAACGTTAAAGAGTTGGTTTATGATGCTATTATTCATTTCATTTTTTTTCCTTCTAATCAATCCTCTTGTTAACCATCGGGGAACGCATATCCTTTTTTATCTTAACGACAATCCAGTCATGTTAGAAGCTGTTTTACAAGGAGTTATTGCAGGGCTGACGTTATTTACCCTGTTTATTTTGTTCGCATCCTATCAGCTTGTTGTGACAGCGGATCGGTTTTTGTTTCTTTTTGCTAAATGGTTACCTCAATGGGCGCTCTTAACGATGCTTTCAATGAGATTTGTTCCATTGCTTAGACGTAGATTAACTGAGATTGAAACCGTTCAAAAAGCTAAGGGATCATCTGTGACAGAAGGAAGAAAAAAAGATCGCATAAAGCATGGGGTCACCATTGTTCAAGTCCTGTTAACATGGTCTCTTGAAGAAGCGGTACAAACAGCGGATTCCATGGCTGCTAGAGGATATGGCTTGAAAAATAGAAGTAAATATACCCCATTTAAACTAAAGAACTACGATATAATAGCCATTATTTATCTAGTATCATTGGCTTCAATCGGCGTTTTAGGATGGTGGCTTGGGGATGGTGTACTCATGATTGAGCCTGTCCTTGAGACAATGAAACTTCAAGGCCGTGAATGGTTTTATCTAGGTGCTTTTAGTCTGTATATTGGAACTCCAATTATTATACAGGGAAGGGAGGTCATATTATGGCATTTTTGGACGCGAAAAATGTAA